The Ignavibacteria bacterium genome contains the following window.
CGAGTAAAGAGGAAAATCTAAAAGTTTACATCAATCCGAAATCCTTAAATAAAATTAAAGAATATTTTGACGAACCATTTGATTTAATCATTGATGCACTTCTCGGAACTGGATTAAATTCCGAAATAAGAGAACCGTTTCGTTCCACTATTAAATGGGCTAATGAATATAAATCAATTAAGTTGTCAGTAGATATCCCCACAGGACTTTCAAGCGATAATGGTAAAATTTTAGGTGAAGCTTTTTCAGCTGATTATACATTAACAATGGGATTGCCTAAAGTTGGTTTGTTAATTAACGATGGTCCAAGAGTTTCAGGTAAAATTGAAATTGTTGATATAAGTTATCCAGATTATTTGAGTAACTCAATAGAAATTAGAAAAAATTTAATTGAAGAAATTGACGTTTACGAAAGATTACCAAAAAGACCTTATGATGCTCATAAATATTCTGTAGGAAAAGTTTTTGCAATTGCAGGCTCAGCTGGATTGACTGGCGCAGCTAAAATGTCCTGTGAAGCTGCTTTAATTTCAGGCTGCGGTGGTGTTCTTTTATTAACAACGCAGAAACTTTTAAATATTTATGCGAAAAGTCTAAAGGAAGTAATGACTTATCCTTTAAAGAATAACAATGGTAATTACTTTGTTCAAAGTGATTTTGATGAAATTAAATCGAAGATTGATTGGGCTGATGTTTTAATGATTGGTCCTGGTCTTGGTCAAAATGAAGAAACTCAAAAATTTTTGAAAAGAATTTTACTTGAATATCCCGAAAAGAAAAAAGTTATTGATGCAGATGGATTAAACTTACTTGCTAATTTTATAAATGATAAAAATCTGTCATTGAAAAATTCTATTTTAACTCCACACCTGGGTGAATTTGCGAGACTTACGAAAAAAAGCATCGATGAATTAAAAGAAAACATTTTTGAAATGGGATCAAATTTTGCGAAAAAATATAAATCGATTTTAGTACTCAAAGGTGCGCCAACGATAATTTTTGATCCTGATGGCAATTCATTTATAAATTCAACTGGCAATAGTGGAATGGCAACAGTTGGAATGGGTGATGTATTAACAGGAATAATAAGCAGTTTTTATGCTCAAGGACTTTCAGCAATTGATGCAGCAATAACTGGTGTATTCCTACATGGATTAGCAGGTGATATAGCTGCTGTAAAAAAAGGTAAGCTTAGTTTAATATCAAGTGATGTGATAAAGTCAATTCCCAAAGCAATTAAAATAGTTGAAGTCATTAATCAGGAACTTGATTAAAGAAACTAAGTTAGATAATTGAAATTTGCTAAATACTTTTTCAAGATTTATTTTCGAACCAAATTAAGAGGAAATGAAAAATGCCAGTATACAAAACACCAAAAGCTGATCTAAGGAGAAAATATACAAGGTATGTTGAGATAAGTTTAATTATCTCCTTAGCTTTATTAATAATCGCTTTTAAGTTTTTCCCAAAAGTAGAAGCAGGTGAGAAACAGGTTCAAGCAGTTCAAGAGCTTGTTAATGTTGAGGATATCGTAAAAACTAAACAGGAAAATCGTCCTCCACCTCCACCAAAACCACCAATACCAATTGAATCACCATCTGATAATGTGCTCGAAGATGTTGAGATCGGAAGTACTGAGATTGATCTAACTCAACAGATTGAAGCTCCACCACCTCCACCGAAAGAGGAAAAGAAAATAGTTGAAGAAGATATCCAGTATTTTGAAGTTGTGGAAGAGATGCCTGAACCAATTGGTGGAATAGAAGCAATTCAGAAAAAGATTGTTTATCCTGAAATTGCCAAAAGAGCTGGTGTTGAAGGTAAAGTTTACATCTTAGCTTATGTTGATGAAAATGGTAATGTGACTAAAACTGAAGTTTTAAAAGGAATTGGCGCTGGCTGTGATGAAGCAGCTGAAAAGGCTGTCCGTGAAACTAAGTTTAAACCAGGTAAACAAAGAGGAAAACCAGTCAGAGTAAAAGTTGCTGTTCCTATTATTTTCAAGCTTAATTAAGATTTGCCAGAAAAGATGAACTTGAAATAAAAAACCCCGATGCGTTCGGGGTTTTTTATTTTAAATCTCGAGTACTAAGCTTTTGGTTTAATGGATAATTCGAAATAAATAAATCTTTATCTCGCCTTTGAATTAAATAATCATCCTGGAGGCCAGGACATCATTCTGCCACCAATCAAATGCAGATGAATATGAAAAACTGCTTGACCAGCGTTTTTGCCTGTATTAAGTACAAGTCGAAAACCACTTTCATCAATACCTAATTTTTTTGCGTATTCTTTTGCCTGGAAGATTAACTCGCCAAGCAAATTGATATCACTCGATTCAACATTACTGATTTTATCAATATGTTTCTTTGGGACAAAAAGAACATGATAGGGAGCAACTGGATTTATATCATTAAATCCGATGATGTTTTCGTTTTCAAAAACGATTTCAGAATTGATCTCTTTGTTTATGATTTTGCAGAAAATACAATCCACTACTTTTCCTCCTTCTCTATTCCGTATTTTTTTATTTTATTATAGAGATGACTTCTCTGAATTCCAATTGCTTCAGCAGTTTTTGTGATGTTCCAATTGTACTGATTTAATTTCTTAATAATAAAAATTTTTTCCATCTGATCTTTAAAGTCTTGAAATGAGTCAATTGAAAAATCAATTTCCGCATCTGATTTTGAGTAAGGGAATAATTGTGCTTTAACATCATTCAAATCATAAACCTGTTTCGGATTCATTATTATGATTCTTTCGACAAAGTTTTTTAGTTCTCGAACATTACCTTTCCATTCGAGATTCTTTAAATATTCAATTGCATCGTCATTGAATTTTTTTACTGGGAATTTATTTTCTTCACAAACTTTTCTGGTAAAATGCTCAATTAAAAGGGGAATATCTTCTCTTCTTTCTCTTAAAGGTGGAACATTAATCACAATCACACTTAGCCTGTGAAATAGATCTTCACGAAATCTACCTTCTGCAATTTCCTTCATTAAGTTTTTATTTGTTGCAGCAATAATTCTAACATCTACAGGAATTTTATTTTTTCCTCCGACCCGCTCAATTGCACCTTCTTCAATTGATCTCAAGACTTTTGCTTGAGCATTCAAAGACATATCGCCAATTTCGTCTAAGAATAATGTTCCGCCATTTGCCTGTTCGAATTTCCCAATTCTCTGTGAAGTGGCTCCTGTAAATGCACCTTTTTCGTGACCAAAAAGTTCTGATTCTATTAATTCATTTGGAATAGCTGCACAGTTAACTTCGACAAACGGTTTGTTCGACCTATTGCTGTATCGATAAATTGCTTGTGCAACCAGTTCTTTGCCTGTCCCATTTTCACCAGTAATTAATACGCGTGAATTTGTTGGCGCGACTTTTCGAATTGTCTCTAATATATTTTTGATCGCCTGACTTTGCCCGATGATCTCGTATTTGCTTTCAACTTTTTCTTTGAGTTGCTTATTCCTTAATACAAGATTTGTTTGATTAACAGCGTTACGAATTGTTATTAAAAGTTTATCTCGATCGATTGGTTTTTCGATAAAATCATAGGCTCCTTTTTTGGTTGCCTCAATAGCGTTACCAAGACTTGCATGAGCGGAGATCATTATAATTGAAACTGCATCATTTATCTCTTTA
Protein-coding sequences here:
- a CDS encoding NAD(P)H-hydrate dehydratase; this encodes MIKVTTSAEIRKLDHLATEIFNIPSLILMENAAIGVVDFISDLSKEKTINNILILCGHGNNGGDGFAIARHLTNRGYNVCVVLVGDLNKISGDAKINFDIIKKISSKEENLKVYINPKSLNKIKEYFDEPFDLIIDALLGTGLNSEIREPFRSTIKWANEYKSIKLSVDIPTGLSSDNGKILGEAFSADYTLTMGLPKVGLLINDGPRVSGKIEIVDISYPDYLSNSIEIRKNLIEEIDVYERLPKRPYDAHKYSVGKVFAIAGSAGLTGAAKMSCEAALISGCGGVLLLTTQKLLNIYAKSLKEVMTYPLKNNNGNYFVQSDFDEIKSKIDWADVLMIGPGLGQNEETQKFLKRILLEYPEKKKVIDADGLNLLANFINDKNLSLKNSILTPHLGEFARLTKKSIDELKENIFEMGSNFAKKYKSILVLKGAPTIIFDPDGNSFINSTGNSGMATVGMGDVLTGIISSFYAQGLSAIDAAITGVFLHGLAGDIAAVKKGKLSLISSDVIKSIPKAIKIVEVINQELD
- a CDS encoding energy transducer TonB — its product is MPVYKTPKADLRRKYTRYVEISLIISLALLIIAFKFFPKVEAGEKQVQAVQELVNVEDIVKTKQENRPPPPPKPPIPIESPSDNVLEDVEIGSTEIDLTQQIEAPPPPPKEEKKIVEEDIQYFEVVEEMPEPIGGIEAIQKKIVYPEIAKRAGVEGKVYILAYVDENGNVTKTEVLKGIGAGCDEAAEKAVRETKFKPGKQRGKPVRVKVAVPIIFKLN
- a CDS encoding histidine triad nucleotide-binding protein translates to MDCIFCKIINKEINSEIVFENENIIGFNDINPVAPYHVLFVPKKHIDKISNVESSDINLLGELIFQAKEYAKKLGIDESGFRLVLNTGKNAGQAVFHIHLHLIGGRMMSWPPG
- a CDS encoding sigma-54-dependent Fis family transcriptional regulator, translating into MEKILIIDDDPSICESIKMILEYENYIVESASNAMEGIEKIKSNDYKAILLDIKMPEMDGLEAITKIKEINDAVSIIMISAHASLGNAIEATKKGAYDFIEKPIDRDKLLITIRNAVNQTNLVLRNKQLKEKVESKYEIIGQSQAIKNILETIRKVAPTNSRVLITGENGTGKELVAQAIYRYSNRSNKPFVEVNCAAIPNELIESELFGHEKGAFTGATSQRIGKFEQANGGTLFLDEIGDMSLNAQAKVLRSIEEGAIERVGGKNKIPVDVRIIAATNKNLMKEIAEGRFREDLFHRLSVIVINVPPLRERREDIPLLIEHFTRKVCEENKFPVKKFNDDAIEYLKNLEWKGNVRELKNFVERIIIMNPKQVYDLNDVKAQLFPYSKSDAEIDFSIDSFQDFKDQMEKIFIIKKLNQYNWNITKTAEAIGIQRSHLYNKIKKYGIEKEEK